The Streptomyces sp. NBC_01463 DNA window CGACCTCGTCAACGCACTGCTCGACACCTTCTACCGCCCGCTCGTCGAACTGCGCGCCAAGGGCCGCGGCTACGCCGTCTCCCTGGTCAAGGCGGCCGTCCGGCTCCAGGGCCTGGACGTCGGTGAGGTGCGCAGCCCGCTCACCGAGCCGCCGGCCGCGCACATCAAGGAGCTGACCGAGATCATCGGGGCCGGCCGCGCGCTGCTGGAGCGCGGATGAGGACGTCCGCCTTCCTCTATCCCTGGGACGTCGTCGGGGACCCCGGCGCGGCCGCCCGCGTCGCGGAGCTGGGGGTGGCGCAGGTGACGCTCGCCGCCGCCTATCACTCGACCCGGGCGCTGACCCCGCGCCATCCCGCCCGCCGCATCGTCACGGCCGAGCACGCCGCGGTGCTCTACCCGCCGGACGCCGGCCGCTGGGCGGGGCGCCGGCTGCGTCCGTACGAGCAGTCCTGGGTGGACTCGGGCGATGCCTACGCGGAGGCCGCCGAGGCGCTGGCCGGTGCCGGGCTCGACGTGCACAGCTGGGTGGTGCTCGCGCACAACTCCCGGCTGGGCGCGGAGCATCCGGACACCTCCGTGGTCAACGCCTACGGGGACCGCTATCCGTGGGCTCCCTGCATCGCGCAGCCCGAGGTCCGTACGTATCTGGTGGACCTGGCAGCGGAGGCGGCGGTACGGGGCGGGGCCGGCGGCACCGAGCTGGAGTCGTGCGGCTGGTACGGCTTCGCGCACCTGCACGCCCACGACAAGATCGCGGGCGTCGGCCTCGGTGACGCGGCGCACTACCTGATGTCGCTCTGCTTCTGCGCCGCCTGCCGGGCCGGTTGCGGCGGCCAGGGGCTGGACCCGGAGGAGCTGGGCCGGGCCGTGCGCCGGGCGCTGGAGCCGGTCTGGGCCGGCGCCGGTGCCCCGGAGGCGGGATGGGACGGTGTCGAGAAGCTGCTCGGCGCCGACCTGGCCGCCGCCACGCTCCGGTGGCGCACCGAGGTGGCGCGAGGGCTCCAGGAGTCGGTGGTCGCCGCGGTGCGGGCGGTCGCGGCCCCGGGCTTCCAGGTGCTGCTGCACGCCGACCCCGCGCCGTACCGCTCCGGTGCGAACGTGGGTGTCGACGCGGAGCACATCCTGTCCGTGGCGGACGGTGTGGTGCTGCCCTGCACCGGCGGTGACGCGGCGCGCGAGGCGGTGCTCGGCCCGTTCGCCGGCCGTGCGGGTGTCCTCGCGGCCAATCTGACCGTGGTGCGGGGGATGGGCGGCAGCCCCGGCACGCTGGAGCGCGACGCCGCCCACGCGGCCTCGCTCGGCGCGAACCAACTGCGCCTGTACCACGCGGGACTGGCATCGGACCCGGATCTGCGGACCGTCGCCGAAGCGCTCTCACGCCTCGGCGGATGAGGGGAGCGGGCCGGCGGGGATCCTTCGCCGCCGGCCCGTGACCAGCACCACCGCGGCCGCGAGTGCCACGGCGCCGACCAGGGGCAGCAGCACCTGGACGTCCACCAGGGCGACCAGGCCCGCGCCCAGCGCCAGCGCCACCGCGTTGGGCGCGAACATCAGCGTGTTGGCGGTCGCCGCCGTGCGCCCCAGCAGGGCGTCCGGCGTCTCCCGCTGCACCGCCGTCATCGCGGCGATCAGCACGCACGGCAGACCTGCCCCGATCAGTCCGCACGCCACCAGCGCGACCGCGTCGTACGGCACCGCGCGCAGTCCCACCGCGACCGCGAACACGGCGATCCCCGCCGCCGTGAAGACCCGTTCCGGCAGCCTCCGCAGCAACGGCCCGGCGAGCAGCCCGATGGTGACGGACCCGACGCCCTGGACCGCGGAGAGCACGCCCGCGTACGCGGGGGAGTGGCCGAGTGTCCTGTCCACGACGGCGTACAGCGTCGCCCCGTTGAGTCCGGCGCACAGCATCGTGACGGATCCGGCGAGCACCAGCGGCCGCAGCACCGGTGAGGTCCACACCTGCCGTATCCCGCCGCCGGTCCCGGACCCCGTCGCGGGATCGGGCGTGCGCACGTGCAGCAGTCCGTAGAGCCCGGCGGCCAGGGCGAAGGAGACCGCGTCCAGCAGGGCCACCGACGCGCCTCCGAAGCGGGTGTACAGCGCCGCGCCGGTGAGCGGGGCCACCAGTTTCATGCCCTCGTTCGCCATCATCCGCAGGCCGTTGAAGTCGCCGAGCAGGCCGGGGTCAACGGCCCGGGCGACCAGGGCCG harbors:
- a CDS encoding MFS transporter; the protein is MGARAGSATGRVLRDRTAGLFLAAVVVSGFGSSAMSLAAGIWVKSLTGSDSLAALALFTVWLPVLFGPVLGALADRLPGKPLLVGSGIVMALLLTTLTAVDSAGRVWILFAVLVVYGISYVLTDSAESALVARAVDPGLLGDFNGLRMMANEGMKLVAPLTGAALYTRFGGASVALLDAVSFALAAGLYGLLHVRTPDPATGSGTGGGIRQVWTSPVLRPLVLAGSVTMLCAGLNGATLYAVVDRTLGHSPAYAGVLSAVQGVGSVTIGLLAGPLLRRLPERVFTAAGIAVFAVAVGLRAVPYDAVALVACGLIGAGLPCVLIAAMTAVQRETPDALLGRTAATANTLMFAPNAVALALGAGLVALVDVQVLLPLVGAVALAAAVVLVTGRRRRIPAGPLPSSAEA